The proteins below are encoded in one region of Sander lucioperca isolate FBNREF2018 chromosome 11, SLUC_FBN_1.2, whole genome shotgun sequence:
- the serbp1a gene encoding SERPINE1 mRNA binding protein 1a isoform X2, translated as MPGQMQEGFGCAITNRFDQLFDDESDPFELLKQAEVKKKEAPAPGAAKTAAQAAKQPKKESQKDRKVPLTDKKEETQAPVPLKKDGAGMRRMGRKPEGEGFRPQGGQGEGRPTTDRRPVDRRPPRRFDRPAGDAGEKPEGGEFSVEKSIGDRPMRGRGGARGGRGGGRGRGVGRNDGFDSRGKREFDRHSGSDRSSMKGEEKRGGSGSHNWGTVKDDITELDQSNVTEENPEGEEHPPADSENKENEVEEVKEEGPKEMTLDEWKAMQDKERAKVEFNIRKANEGADWNKGFVLHKSKAEDKKEELIDPEIEESKIEDEHHFRKPANDITSQLEINFGDLGRPGRGRGGPRGGRGGRGRGSGSAPSAVPGEVTRPVRGGRTDKSSASVPNVDDPEAFPALA; from the exons ATGCCCGGACAAATGCAAGAAGGTTTTGGCTGTGCCATAACCAATCGGTTCGACCAGTTATTTGACGATGAGTCAGATCCATTTGAGCTGCTTAAGCAAGCTGAAGTAAAGAAGAAGGAGGCTCCTGCTCCTGGTGCCGCCAAGACTGCAGCCCAGGCTGCCAAGCAGCCGAAAAAGGAGTCCCAAAAAGACAGAAAGGTCCCACTTACTGATAAGAAGGAGGAGACCCAGGCCCCCGTCCCACTTAAGAAAGATG GTGCCGGCATGAGGAGAATGGGCCGCAAGCCTGAGGGCGAAGGCTTCAGACCCCAGGGCGGCCAGGGAGAGGGGCGCCCCACCACAGACAGACGGCCTGTGGACAGGCGGCCCCCACGCCGCTTCGACAGGCCTGCTGGTGATGCTGGCGAGAAGCCCGAGGGAGGTGAATTCTCAGTTGAGAA ATCCATTGGTGATAGGCCGATGAGAGGACGTGGTGGTGCCAGAGGCGGCCGTGGCGGTGGCAGAGGCCGTGGTGTTGGTCGCAACGATGGCTTCGACTCCAGAGGAAAGCGTGAATTTGATAGACACAGTGGCAGTGACCGATC TAGTATGAAGGGTGAGGAGAAGCGTGGTGGAAGTGGATCTCACAACTGGGGCACTGTTAAGGATGACATAAC cgAGCTTGACCAATCGAACGTCACTGAAGAGAACCCTGAAGGAGAGGAGCATCCACCTGCTGACTCTGAGAACAA ggAGAATGAGGTTGAGGAAGTAAAGGAAGAAGGTCCCAAGGAGATGACTCTGGATGAATGGAAGGCCATGCAGGACAAGGAGCGGGCCAAGGTGGAGTTCAACATCCGTAAGGCCAATGAGGGAGCTGATTGGAACAAAGGATTTGTGCTGCACAAGTCCAAGGCAGAA GATAAGAAGGAAGAATTGATTGACCCTGAGATTGAGGAGTCAAAG ATCGAGGATGAGCATCACTTCCGGAAGCCAGCCAATGACATTACGTCCCAACTGGAGATCAATTTCGGAGACCTGGGCCGTCCAGGTCGTGGACGCGGGGGACCACGTGGTGGCCGGGGCGGTCGTGGCCGCGGCAGCGGCAGTGCACCCAGCGCTGTCCCTGGCGAAGTCACTAGGCCAGTCCGCGGAGGAAGGACTGACAAG TCATCTGCGTCTGTGCCCAATGTGGATGACCCAGAGGCCTTCCCAGCCCTGGCTTAA
- the serbp1a gene encoding SERPINE1 mRNA binding protein 1a isoform X6 — protein sequence MPGQMQEGFGCAITNRFDQLFDDESDPFELLKQAEVKKKEAPAPGAAKTAAQAAKQPKKESQKDRKVPLTDKKEETQAPVPLKKDGAGMRRMGRKPEGEGFRPQGGQGEGRPTTDRRPVDRRPPRRFDRPAGDAGEKPEGGEFSVEKSIGDRPMRGRGGARGGRGGGRGRGVGRNDGFDSRGKREFDRHSGSDRSELDQSNVTEENPEGEEHPPADSENKENEVEEVKEEGPKEMTLDEWKAMQDKERAKVEFNIRKANEGADWNKGFVLHKSKAEDKKEELIDPEIEESKIEDEHHFRKPANDITSQLEINFGDLGRPGRGRGGPRGGRGGRGRGSGSAPSAVPGEVTRPVRGGRTDKSSASVPNVDDPEAFPALA from the exons ATGCCCGGACAAATGCAAGAAGGTTTTGGCTGTGCCATAACCAATCGGTTCGACCAGTTATTTGACGATGAGTCAGATCCATTTGAGCTGCTTAAGCAAGCTGAAGTAAAGAAGAAGGAGGCTCCTGCTCCTGGTGCCGCCAAGACTGCAGCCCAGGCTGCCAAGCAGCCGAAAAAGGAGTCCCAAAAAGACAGAAAGGTCCCACTTACTGATAAGAAGGAGGAGACCCAGGCCCCCGTCCCACTTAAGAAAGATG GTGCCGGCATGAGGAGAATGGGCCGCAAGCCTGAGGGCGAAGGCTTCAGACCCCAGGGCGGCCAGGGAGAGGGGCGCCCCACCACAGACAGACGGCCTGTGGACAGGCGGCCCCCACGCCGCTTCGACAGGCCTGCTGGTGATGCTGGCGAGAAGCCCGAGGGAGGTGAATTCTCAGTTGAGAA ATCCATTGGTGATAGGCCGATGAGAGGACGTGGTGGTGCCAGAGGCGGCCGTGGCGGTGGCAGAGGCCGTGGTGTTGGTCGCAACGATGGCTTCGACTCCAGAGGAAAGCGTGAATTTGATAGACACAGTGGCAGTGACCGATC cgAGCTTGACCAATCGAACGTCACTGAAGAGAACCCTGAAGGAGAGGAGCATCCACCTGCTGACTCTGAGAACAA ggAGAATGAGGTTGAGGAAGTAAAGGAAGAAGGTCCCAAGGAGATGACTCTGGATGAATGGAAGGCCATGCAGGACAAGGAGCGGGCCAAGGTGGAGTTCAACATCCGTAAGGCCAATGAGGGAGCTGATTGGAACAAAGGATTTGTGCTGCACAAGTCCAAGGCAGAA GATAAGAAGGAAGAATTGATTGACCCTGAGATTGAGGAGTCAAAG ATCGAGGATGAGCATCACTTCCGGAAGCCAGCCAATGACATTACGTCCCAACTGGAGATCAATTTCGGAGACCTGGGCCGTCCAGGTCGTGGACGCGGGGGACCACGTGGTGGCCGGGGCGGTCGTGGCCGCGGCAGCGGCAGTGCACCCAGCGCTGTCCCTGGCGAAGTCACTAGGCCAGTCCGCGGAGGAAGGACTGACAAG TCATCTGCGTCTGTGCCCAATGTGGATGACCCAGAGGCCTTCCCAGCCCTGGCTTAA
- the hsd17b7 gene encoding LOW QUALITY PROTEIN: 3-keto-steroid reductase (The sequence of the model RefSeq protein was modified relative to this genomic sequence to represent the inferred CDS: inserted 2 bases in 1 codon) gives MNKVVLVTGANSGIGLALCERLLSQDTEGLQLCLACRNMQRAQAARCALLSSHPTAQVALLQMDTSSISSVLAAAQEVKLRYNRLDYLYLNAGIMPNPQFDVKGFFKGLFSSHIITMFATGEGILTQKDCVTPDGLQQVFETNLXGHFLLIRELEPLLCHAGRTSQLIWTSSSNAHRSAFKLEDMQHQRGTQPYSSSKYASDLLSVALNTHYNKQGLYSSVICPGFVMTNLTYSILPSFPAFLWTLLMPVFWLIRMFTNTFTLTPYNGAEALFWLFKQKPESLDPQAKYHSLTSGLGNNYTQPRKMDIDLETSDAFYEKLRQLESEVRKKLKEKQKVCSSLAGPGSS, from the exons ATGAATAAGGTGGTTTTGGTGACAGGAGCAAATAG TGGCATTGGCCTGGCGCTGTGTGAGCGTCTCCTCTCGCAGGACACCGAGGGTCTCCAGCTGTGTCTGGCCTGCAGGAACATGCAGCGGGCTCAGGCTGCTCGCTGCGCCCTCCTCAGCTCTCACCCCACAGCCCAGGTGGCCCTGCTGCAGATGGACACCAGCAGCATCTCCTCTGTCCTCGCTGCTGCTCAGGAGGTCAAACTCAG GTATAACCGGCTGGACTACCTCTACCTGAATGCAGGCATCATGCCAAACCCACAGTTTGACGTGAAAGGCTTTTTCAAAGGCCTCTTCTCCAG TCATATCATCACTATGTTTGCCACTGGCGAGGGGATTCTGACACAGAAGGACTGTGTCACCCCTGATGGCCTGCAACAAGTTTTCGAGACCAACCT TGGTCACTTCCTACTA ATCAGGGAGCTGGAACCATTACTGTGCCATGCAGGCCGGACGTCCCAGCTGATCTGGACCTCCTCCAGTAACGCTCACCGCTCAGCTTTTAAACTTGAAGACATGCAGCACCAGAGAGGCACCCAACCCTACAGCTCCTCCAAATATGCCTCCGACCTGCTCAGCGTGGCGCTCAACACACACTACAACAAACAG GGTTTGTACTCATCTGTCATTTGTCCTGGTTTTGTGATGACCAATCTGACCTACAGTATCCTGCCCTCCTTCCCAGCCTTCCTCTGGACCCTGCTTATGCCTGTCTTTTGGCTC ATAAGAATGTTCACCAATACTTTCACCCTGACCCCTTATAATGGAGCTGAAGCCCTG TTCTGGCTATTTAAGCAAAAGCCTGAATCACTGGACCCTCAAGCCAAGTATCACAGCTTAACATCTGGGCTAGGCAACAACTACACCCAGCCACGTAAG ATGGATATTGATTTGGAAACATCCGATGCTTTTTATGAGAAATTACGGCAACTAGAAAGTGAAGTAAGAAAGAAActgaaggaaaaacaaaaagtttgcAGTAGTCTTGCAGGACCTGGATCATCTTGA
- the serbp1a gene encoding SERPINE1 mRNA binding protein 1a isoform X4 → MPGQMQEGFGCAITNRFDQLFDDESDPFELLKQAEVKKKEAPAPGAAKTAAQAAKQPKKESQKDRKVPLTDKKEETQAPVPLKKDGAGMRRMGRKPEGEGFRPQGGQGEGRPTTDRRPVDRRPPRRFDRPAGDAGEKPEGGEFSVEKSIGDRPMRGRGGARGGRGGGRGRGVGRNDGFDSRGKREFDRHSGSDRSMKGEEKRGGSGSHNWGTVKDDITELDQSNVTEENPEGEEHPPADSENKENEVEEVKEEGPKEMTLDEWKAMQDKERAKVEFNIRKANEGADWNKGFVLHKSKAEDKKEELIDPEIEESKIEDEHHFRKPANDITSQLEINFGDLGRPGRGRGGPRGGRGGRGRGSGSAPSAVPGEVTRPVRGGRTDKSSASVPNVDDPEAFPALA, encoded by the exons ATGCCCGGACAAATGCAAGAAGGTTTTGGCTGTGCCATAACCAATCGGTTCGACCAGTTATTTGACGATGAGTCAGATCCATTTGAGCTGCTTAAGCAAGCTGAAGTAAAGAAGAAGGAGGCTCCTGCTCCTGGTGCCGCCAAGACTGCAGCCCAGGCTGCCAAGCAGCCGAAAAAGGAGTCCCAAAAAGACAGAAAGGTCCCACTTACTGATAAGAAGGAGGAGACCCAGGCCCCCGTCCCACTTAAGAAAGATG GTGCCGGCATGAGGAGAATGGGCCGCAAGCCTGAGGGCGAAGGCTTCAGACCCCAGGGCGGCCAGGGAGAGGGGCGCCCCACCACAGACAGACGGCCTGTGGACAGGCGGCCCCCACGCCGCTTCGACAGGCCTGCTGGTGATGCTGGCGAGAAGCCCGAGGGAGGTGAATTCTCAGTTGAGAA ATCCATTGGTGATAGGCCGATGAGAGGACGTGGTGGTGCCAGAGGCGGCCGTGGCGGTGGCAGAGGCCGTGGTGTTGGTCGCAACGATGGCTTCGACTCCAGAGGAAAGCGTGAATTTGATAGACACAGTGGCAGTGACCGATC TATGAAGGGTGAGGAGAAGCGTGGTGGAAGTGGATCTCACAACTGGGGCACTGTTAAGGATGACATAAC cgAGCTTGACCAATCGAACGTCACTGAAGAGAACCCTGAAGGAGAGGAGCATCCACCTGCTGACTCTGAGAACAA ggAGAATGAGGTTGAGGAAGTAAAGGAAGAAGGTCCCAAGGAGATGACTCTGGATGAATGGAAGGCCATGCAGGACAAGGAGCGGGCCAAGGTGGAGTTCAACATCCGTAAGGCCAATGAGGGAGCTGATTGGAACAAAGGATTTGTGCTGCACAAGTCCAAGGCAGAA GATAAGAAGGAAGAATTGATTGACCCTGAGATTGAGGAGTCAAAG ATCGAGGATGAGCATCACTTCCGGAAGCCAGCCAATGACATTACGTCCCAACTGGAGATCAATTTCGGAGACCTGGGCCGTCCAGGTCGTGGACGCGGGGGACCACGTGGTGGCCGGGGCGGTCGTGGCCGCGGCAGCGGCAGTGCACCCAGCGCTGTCCCTGGCGAAGTCACTAGGCCAGTCCGCGGAGGAAGGACTGACAAG TCATCTGCGTCTGTGCCCAATGTGGATGACCCAGAGGCCTTCCCAGCCCTGGCTTAA
- the serbp1a gene encoding SERPINE1 mRNA binding protein 1a isoform X1: protein MPGQMQEGFGCAITNRFDQLFDDESDPFELLKQAEVKKKEAPAPGAAKTAAQAAKQPKKESQKDRKVPLTDKKEETQAPVPLKKDGAGMRRMGRKPEGEGFRPQGGQGEGRPTTDRRPVDRRPPRRFDRPAGDAGEKPEGGEFSVEKSIGDRPMRGRGGARGGRGGGRGRGVGRNDGFDSRGKREFDRHSGSDRSSMKGEEKRGGSGSHNWGTVKDDITELDQSNVTEENPEGEEHPPADSENKRENEVEEVKEEGPKEMTLDEWKAMQDKERAKVEFNIRKANEGADWNKGFVLHKSKAEDKKEELIDPEIEESKIEDEHHFRKPANDITSQLEINFGDLGRPGRGRGGPRGGRGGRGRGSGSAPSAVPGEVTRPVRGGRTDKSSASVPNVDDPEAFPALA, encoded by the exons ATGCCCGGACAAATGCAAGAAGGTTTTGGCTGTGCCATAACCAATCGGTTCGACCAGTTATTTGACGATGAGTCAGATCCATTTGAGCTGCTTAAGCAAGCTGAAGTAAAGAAGAAGGAGGCTCCTGCTCCTGGTGCCGCCAAGACTGCAGCCCAGGCTGCCAAGCAGCCGAAAAAGGAGTCCCAAAAAGACAGAAAGGTCCCACTTACTGATAAGAAGGAGGAGACCCAGGCCCCCGTCCCACTTAAGAAAGATG GTGCCGGCATGAGGAGAATGGGCCGCAAGCCTGAGGGCGAAGGCTTCAGACCCCAGGGCGGCCAGGGAGAGGGGCGCCCCACCACAGACAGACGGCCTGTGGACAGGCGGCCCCCACGCCGCTTCGACAGGCCTGCTGGTGATGCTGGCGAGAAGCCCGAGGGAGGTGAATTCTCAGTTGAGAA ATCCATTGGTGATAGGCCGATGAGAGGACGTGGTGGTGCCAGAGGCGGCCGTGGCGGTGGCAGAGGCCGTGGTGTTGGTCGCAACGATGGCTTCGACTCCAGAGGAAAGCGTGAATTTGATAGACACAGTGGCAGTGACCGATC TAGTATGAAGGGTGAGGAGAAGCGTGGTGGAAGTGGATCTCACAACTGGGGCACTGTTAAGGATGACATAAC cgAGCTTGACCAATCGAACGTCACTGAAGAGAACCCTGAAGGAGAGGAGCATCCACCTGCTGACTCTGAGAACAA aagggAGAATGAGGTTGAGGAAGTAAAGGAAGAAGGTCCCAAGGAGATGACTCTGGATGAATGGAAGGCCATGCAGGACAAGGAGCGGGCCAAGGTGGAGTTCAACATCCGTAAGGCCAATGAGGGAGCTGATTGGAACAAAGGATTTGTGCTGCACAAGTCCAAGGCAGAA GATAAGAAGGAAGAATTGATTGACCCTGAGATTGAGGAGTCAAAG ATCGAGGATGAGCATCACTTCCGGAAGCCAGCCAATGACATTACGTCCCAACTGGAGATCAATTTCGGAGACCTGGGCCGTCCAGGTCGTGGACGCGGGGGACCACGTGGTGGCCGGGGCGGTCGTGGCCGCGGCAGCGGCAGTGCACCCAGCGCTGTCCCTGGCGAAGTCACTAGGCCAGTCCGCGGAGGAAGGACTGACAAG TCATCTGCGTCTGTGCCCAATGTGGATGACCCAGAGGCCTTCCCAGCCCTGGCTTAA
- the serbp1a gene encoding SERPINE1 mRNA binding protein 1a isoform X5: MPGQMQEGFGCAITNRFDQLFDDESDPFELLKQAEVKKKEAPAPGAAKTAAQAAKQPKKESQKDRKVPLTDKKEETQAPVPLKKDGAGMRRMGRKPEGEGFRPQGGQGEGRPTTDRRPVDRRPPRRFDRPAGDAGEKPEGGEFSVEKSIGDRPMRGRGGARGGRGGGRGRGVGRNDGFDSRGKREFDRHSGSDRSELDQSNVTEENPEGEEHPPADSENKRENEVEEVKEEGPKEMTLDEWKAMQDKERAKVEFNIRKANEGADWNKGFVLHKSKAEDKKEELIDPEIEESKIEDEHHFRKPANDITSQLEINFGDLGRPGRGRGGPRGGRGGRGRGSGSAPSAVPGEVTRPVRGGRTDKSSASVPNVDDPEAFPALA, from the exons ATGCCCGGACAAATGCAAGAAGGTTTTGGCTGTGCCATAACCAATCGGTTCGACCAGTTATTTGACGATGAGTCAGATCCATTTGAGCTGCTTAAGCAAGCTGAAGTAAAGAAGAAGGAGGCTCCTGCTCCTGGTGCCGCCAAGACTGCAGCCCAGGCTGCCAAGCAGCCGAAAAAGGAGTCCCAAAAAGACAGAAAGGTCCCACTTACTGATAAGAAGGAGGAGACCCAGGCCCCCGTCCCACTTAAGAAAGATG GTGCCGGCATGAGGAGAATGGGCCGCAAGCCTGAGGGCGAAGGCTTCAGACCCCAGGGCGGCCAGGGAGAGGGGCGCCCCACCACAGACAGACGGCCTGTGGACAGGCGGCCCCCACGCCGCTTCGACAGGCCTGCTGGTGATGCTGGCGAGAAGCCCGAGGGAGGTGAATTCTCAGTTGAGAA ATCCATTGGTGATAGGCCGATGAGAGGACGTGGTGGTGCCAGAGGCGGCCGTGGCGGTGGCAGAGGCCGTGGTGTTGGTCGCAACGATGGCTTCGACTCCAGAGGAAAGCGTGAATTTGATAGACACAGTGGCAGTGACCGATC cgAGCTTGACCAATCGAACGTCACTGAAGAGAACCCTGAAGGAGAGGAGCATCCACCTGCTGACTCTGAGAACAA aagggAGAATGAGGTTGAGGAAGTAAAGGAAGAAGGTCCCAAGGAGATGACTCTGGATGAATGGAAGGCCATGCAGGACAAGGAGCGGGCCAAGGTGGAGTTCAACATCCGTAAGGCCAATGAGGGAGCTGATTGGAACAAAGGATTTGTGCTGCACAAGTCCAAGGCAGAA GATAAGAAGGAAGAATTGATTGACCCTGAGATTGAGGAGTCAAAG ATCGAGGATGAGCATCACTTCCGGAAGCCAGCCAATGACATTACGTCCCAACTGGAGATCAATTTCGGAGACCTGGGCCGTCCAGGTCGTGGACGCGGGGGACCACGTGGTGGCCGGGGCGGTCGTGGCCGCGGCAGCGGCAGTGCACCCAGCGCTGTCCCTGGCGAAGTCACTAGGCCAGTCCGCGGAGGAAGGACTGACAAG TCATCTGCGTCTGTGCCCAATGTGGATGACCCAGAGGCCTTCCCAGCCCTGGCTTAA
- the serbp1a gene encoding SERPINE1 mRNA binding protein 1a isoform X3: MPGQMQEGFGCAITNRFDQLFDDESDPFELLKQAEVKKKEAPAPGAAKTAAQAAKQPKKESQKDRKVPLTDKKEETQAPVPLKKDGAGMRRMGRKPEGEGFRPQGGQGEGRPTTDRRPVDRRPPRRFDRPAGDAGEKPEGGEFSVEKSIGDRPMRGRGGARGGRGGGRGRGVGRNDGFDSRGKREFDRHSGSDRSMKGEEKRGGSGSHNWGTVKDDITELDQSNVTEENPEGEEHPPADSENKRENEVEEVKEEGPKEMTLDEWKAMQDKERAKVEFNIRKANEGADWNKGFVLHKSKAEDKKEELIDPEIEESKIEDEHHFRKPANDITSQLEINFGDLGRPGRGRGGPRGGRGGRGRGSGSAPSAVPGEVTRPVRGGRTDKSSASVPNVDDPEAFPALA; this comes from the exons ATGCCCGGACAAATGCAAGAAGGTTTTGGCTGTGCCATAACCAATCGGTTCGACCAGTTATTTGACGATGAGTCAGATCCATTTGAGCTGCTTAAGCAAGCTGAAGTAAAGAAGAAGGAGGCTCCTGCTCCTGGTGCCGCCAAGACTGCAGCCCAGGCTGCCAAGCAGCCGAAAAAGGAGTCCCAAAAAGACAGAAAGGTCCCACTTACTGATAAGAAGGAGGAGACCCAGGCCCCCGTCCCACTTAAGAAAGATG GTGCCGGCATGAGGAGAATGGGCCGCAAGCCTGAGGGCGAAGGCTTCAGACCCCAGGGCGGCCAGGGAGAGGGGCGCCCCACCACAGACAGACGGCCTGTGGACAGGCGGCCCCCACGCCGCTTCGACAGGCCTGCTGGTGATGCTGGCGAGAAGCCCGAGGGAGGTGAATTCTCAGTTGAGAA ATCCATTGGTGATAGGCCGATGAGAGGACGTGGTGGTGCCAGAGGCGGCCGTGGCGGTGGCAGAGGCCGTGGTGTTGGTCGCAACGATGGCTTCGACTCCAGAGGAAAGCGTGAATTTGATAGACACAGTGGCAGTGACCGATC TATGAAGGGTGAGGAGAAGCGTGGTGGAAGTGGATCTCACAACTGGGGCACTGTTAAGGATGACATAAC cgAGCTTGACCAATCGAACGTCACTGAAGAGAACCCTGAAGGAGAGGAGCATCCACCTGCTGACTCTGAGAACAA aagggAGAATGAGGTTGAGGAAGTAAAGGAAGAAGGTCCCAAGGAGATGACTCTGGATGAATGGAAGGCCATGCAGGACAAGGAGCGGGCCAAGGTGGAGTTCAACATCCGTAAGGCCAATGAGGGAGCTGATTGGAACAAAGGATTTGTGCTGCACAAGTCCAAGGCAGAA GATAAGAAGGAAGAATTGATTGACCCTGAGATTGAGGAGTCAAAG ATCGAGGATGAGCATCACTTCCGGAAGCCAGCCAATGACATTACGTCCCAACTGGAGATCAATTTCGGAGACCTGGGCCGTCCAGGTCGTGGACGCGGGGGACCACGTGGTGGCCGGGGCGGTCGTGGCCGCGGCAGCGGCAGTGCACCCAGCGCTGTCCCTGGCGAAGTCACTAGGCCAGTCCGCGGAGGAAGGACTGACAAG TCATCTGCGTCTGTGCCCAATGTGGATGACCCAGAGGCCTTCCCAGCCCTGGCTTAA